The DNA sequence ACCTGACGCCCCGGGCCCTGCGGGCGGAACTGGACCGGCTGTTGCACGATGTGCCCTACAGGAGCGCGATGGAGGCCGACCTCGCCCAGCTGCGCGAGCGCTTGGGCGGCCCCGGGGCGAGCGCGAAAGCGGCGTCGCGGCTGTGGAAAATTCTGGAGCCGCGCTCCTGATGGCCCTCGTGGCCCCCGGTACTTTCGCCTCCATGCGCCTTCTTCTCACTGCCTGGGCCCTGGCTGCGGCCGGCTGGGCGGCAGCCCAGTTCCAGGAGGTGCAGGTGGCCGTGCTGCATGGGAAGGGCGTCACCAGCGCCACGTTGATGGGCATCCGCGGCGCCATGGCCGTGCTTGCCGATGGCCGGCAGGTGGGTGAGCTCGCGCCCAATGATGGACTGCGCGTGGCCTTGGAGGATGGGCGCCTGGTGGGCCGCTCCCTCAGCGCGACCTGGACCGCCCGCGACCGCATCACCCTGCGCGCGCCCTCCGGTGGCGGGGTGCGGCTGCGGGCCGTGGTGCCCAAGGTCCCCGAGCGCGTCTACAGCGGGTCCATCGACATCCGCCGTTCCGGCGCCGAGCTGCGCTTCGTGAACGAGGTGAAGCTGGAGGACTACGTGGCCGGTGTGGTCGAGAGCGAGGCGGGTGCACAGCAGGCGCCCGAGTACTACAAGCTGCAGGCCGTGGGCTGCAGGACCTACGCCCTGGCGAACGCGCGCAAACACGCGCCGGAGGGCTTCGAGCTCTGCGACCAAGTGCACTGCCAGGTGTACAAGGGAAGGGCCACGCATGCGCCCATCACGGAGGCCGCACTCGCCACGCGGGGCATGGTGGTGGTGGACGCCGACATCAGGCTGATCCATGCCACCTTCCACAGCAACTGCGGGGGTGAGACGCTCAACGCGGAGGACATCTGGAGCAGGTCCGAACCGTATCTGCAG is a window from the Flavobacteriales bacterium genome containing:
- a CDS encoding SpoIID/LytB domain-containing protein, with the protein product MRLLLTAWALAAAGWAAAQFQEVQVAVLHGKGVTSATLMGIRGAMAVLADGRQVGELAPNDGLRVALEDGRLVGRSLSATWTARDRITLRAPSGGGVRLRAVVPKVPERVYSGSIDIRRSGAELRFVNEVKLEDYVAGVVESEAGAQQAPEYYKLQAVGCRTYALANARKHAPEGFELCDQVHCQVYKGRATHAPITEAALATRGMVVVDADIRLIHATFHSNCGGETLNAEDIWSRSEPYLQATTDSFCIAQPHATWTTTIPKADWLSYMERKHGLRIADEAVRAELLAHEPQCRGLYLNTTKPLVPLKQVREDWKLRSTYFTVRTTGDQVVLDGRGFGHGVGLCQEGAMEMARRGIPFLDILHHYYRDVHLVDLSSLEFFRDEGE